The window GCTTTTGAAATCGATATTTTTAGTTCCCCTCAATCCCGCCCTTGGAAAAGAAGGCTTTGCCTTTCCCAGCGGTCATATGCAAGTCGCAGTCGTCTTTTATGGATGGTTGTTTTTGATTTATGAGCAAACTCTGATTCGTGCCCTCCTACTGATTGTCTTAAGTGGCATCGCCTTTGGGTTGATTCAACAAGGGTATCACAATTTTTCTGATGTCATCGCTTCTGTGGTCTTTGGAATCATAACAATTTATGGATTTATTTGGGGATCTCAACTCCCCAAGATTCAAAACAAACCAGCGCGTTTGGGATCCTATTTGATCTTTCTATCTAGCGTCATGATGAGCGTGATTCATTTCCGAATCGGAATCCCAATGCATGTTTACGCTGGCTTTATCGGACTTTTAGGAGCTATGGGAGTTGGGTATTTGTGCTTGAGAGAGAAGAAGTCGTAAGAGACATTAATAATATGTATTTATTTCACAATAAATTCTATTGGATGCAACATACCCCTCACCCGACCTTTACGCTACGCGAGAGAAAACCTTAATCCCCCCCTCAAGCCATCCAGCGGGTATCAGATTCTCGGTTGGCATATTGCATCATGGCAAGTCGGCGATAGAGACCATCTTCACTAATGAGTTCGGCATGAGTGCCAACCGCATTTATTTGCCCGCGATCCATCACGATGATGCGATCCGCTTTTAAAACTGTGGCGAGGCGATGGGCAATCACAATCGTCGTGCGCGTTGCCATTAAATGATTCAGACTCTGTTGGACCAAATGCTCACTTTCTGAATCAAGGGCACTGGTTGCTTCGTCGAGAAGGAGGATGGACGGATTGCGTAAAATAGCACGCGCGATGGCAAGTCGTTGCTTTTGTCCACCCGATAACCGCACCCCTTTCGTTCCCAAAAGTGTATGAATTCCTTGAGGTAAATCTTCGATGACACTACTCAAATGAGCCAATTCAGCCGCTCTCCAAACATCGGTTTCACTGGCATTCGGGCGACCATAGAGAATATTTTCATAAAGCGATTGAGAGAAGATGGTAGGGTCTTGTGGTACCAATCCCATGCGAGCCCGAACCTCGCTGACATCCACATCTCTCACATCTATCCCGTCCAAATAAATGGAACCGGATTGAGGGGAATAGAAGCGCAAAAGAAGAGAAAGAATCGTGCTTTTGCCAGCACCCGATGGCCCCACAATCGCGATCTTTTCGCCTGGCGCTGCGGATAAAGTTACATTGTTCAAGATGGGGCGTTCCGGGTTACTTGGATAGGCAAAACAAATGTTATGAAGGGCAACAACACCTGTTGAGGGAATAGGAAGTTTGCGTGAAGGGATCCCAGAAACAGGCGCTAAACTCGGGGCAGTTGCCAATAGTTCCCGCAATCTGTCTAAGGCACCAATTGCCCGTTGCAGGTCAGCAAAAATTTCTGAAAATGACCCCGCTGATGCGGCAACGACAACGGCATAAAAAATAAAAGCGGACAATTGGCCAGCCGCAAGTTCACCCGCCAGCACGTCACGGCCGCCTATCCATAGAACGAGGCTCACCCCCCCAAAAACAAGAATCATGATAAGACAAGCAAGAAGAGACCGAAGATGA of the Alphaproteobacteria bacterium genome contains:
- a CDS encoding ATP-binding cassette domain-containing protein, encoding MTQSQASSSNTIQNIKDILELVRPYRRPMVLATLSLTLAAGMVLSLGWALRSLIDYGFAQEDSAALDSILLLMGLAVAFLAIASFGRSYYIGWVGERVITDLRQRVFNHLLSLDVGFFELIRSGELVSRITTDTTLIQVVIGTSAAVAVRNLLLLGGGLVMMMATSLKLTLLTLIIVPFVLIPILIYGKRVRKLSKLTQDRIADVGGFLEETLGGIRTCQAFMHEDTDRRQFEDQTERAFDVSIKRIHLRSLLACLIMILVFGGVSLVLWIGGRDVLAGELAAGQLSAFIFYAVVVAASAGSFSEIFADLQRAIGALDRLRELLATAPSLAPVSGIPSRKLPIPSTGVVALHNICFAYPSNPERPILNNVTLSAAPGEKIAIVGPSGAGKSTILSLLLRFYSPQSGSIYLDGIDVRDVDVSEVRARMGLVPQDPTIFSQSLYENILYGRPNASETDVWRAAELAHLSSVIEDLPQGIHTLLGTKGVRLSGGQKQRLAIARAILRNPSILLLDEATSALDSESEHLVQQSLNHLMATRTTIVIAHRLATVLKADRIIVMDRGQINAVGTHAELISEDGLYRRLAMMQYANRESDTRWMA
- a CDS encoding phosphatase PAP2 family protein, yielding MDDIFSPLAKTFLAFSHATLIVPLILTGYIAQRKAILRSNHSALTVWQSACLLIFFTMIFNMLLKSIFLVPLNPALGKEGFAFPSGHMQVAVVFYGWLFLIYEQTLIRALLLIVLSGIAFGLIQQGYHNFSDVIASVVFGIITIYGFIWGSQLPKIQNKPARLGSYLIFLSSVMMSVIHFRIGIPMHVYAGFIGLLGAMGVGYLCLREKKS